The sequence below is a genomic window from Fibrobacterota bacterium.
TCATTGCGGCCCAACACCGGTAAGGGCGCCTGGGATGCGTCCTGCCGGGTTTTCCGTTGGGCCCATTCCAGGACCGCGGGATAAGCCGGCTCGCGATCGTTCGAGGCCAGGAAGTCCATGAAACGGATGGCGGAAAAATTCGCGCCGCGCAGGGCGGATAGGAAGGCGTCGGTGAAGGTCTTGGAAGTATTCAGGGGGTAACCGGGACGGTACATCCGGAATCCCGTGATGCCGCTGCCCGTAGCGCTTTGCGCCGCGCGCCGCGTGTTGGTGAACTTCAATTGCAGGAATCCGTAATTCGCGCCGGAAGTTCCCGTCACCACGAAATCGAAATTGGAGACGTTGCCGATCGAATCGTAGGCCGCGTTTTGGACCGTGCCGCCCGATGTACCGGCCACGGAGGCTTTTCCCGTGAACGCGCATTTATAAGTTCCGGAAAGATCCAAGCGATAAACTTCCGGATCGTCGATTTGCCCGGCCCATTCCGCCGCGGGCCGGAAGTCCATCAGGAATTGCGCGTCCACCTTGGGCCAGCCATTGGAGTCCACCTGGGCCGCGGTCAGGTCTGATCCCGTGGTCGAGGACCAGCGGTAATTCTCCTTGACCATGTCCACGAAGGTGCCGCCTTGCTCGGCCAAATTGATGTTGACGCCTAGTTGGCCGGATCCGTAGGCCGTGTCGATCGCGAATGCCGTGAGCCCGCATAGTATCGGGATGGCATGGCCGTAGCATTTTTTCATGGACATATCGGCCCCCTGATTTCGGGATAGTCTCCGCAATTTATGTCCCGCATGCCCGATCAAAACGCCGCATTTGTCCCGATTTACGGAACAACGATGCCGGATATCCGGGCCGGATTTTCAGAATTCATTCCGCAACGAAATGGGCATCCTGGAGCATTAAATCGTTTTCCGGCGTATATTCGGGATAAAGGGGGAATCCATGTTCCTCGGAAAATCGCGCTTACTTCTCGGTATCGGAATTCCGCTCCTCGCTTTCGGAAGCGTCCATGCGAGAACCTATCAATTGAAAAAAGTGATGGTGATTAACGAGACCGGATCGGGCGGGTTTATCCGGACGACTCAAGTTAATTACACGTCGAACTATATCAAACTTTACTTGGGCCCGATGTATGGGTTCACGGTAAAGATACCGCCCACCCAGTTGGATATCGACTCGGTGTTCCGGGACGATAGCCTCAGCACTTATGATGTCATCGTCTTCAACGGCAGTACCCGCATAGGCGGGAACGGGGCCATCGGAGACAGCGGCGCCCAGCATGCATTCGAGCGCTGGATGAAGCACGGCGGCGGCCTGGTGGGAATCACCGGGGCCATGGATCACAATGATACCTGGCCTTGGCTCCGGGATTCGGTGTACGGCGGAACGAAATTCACCGAGCATTCCACCTGGGGCGCGGCCTCGGATGCGTCTACCAAAGTTCAATGGGATACCCTTAAAACGAATGGAGTACTGAATTCCCTCAAGCCGGAATATGATTCGCTACGGGCTTGCTACCCCCCGCTGCATACCAACTTCATATACCCGGATGAATGGTACTCCCTCACCGTTAATCCGCGTTCCAGCGCGGACATATTATTGACGGTCGATGAGGCCACCTACACCGTTCCCGCGACTGGTGGCATGGGCCCGGACCACCCGGTGGCCTGGGCTTACCACCTACCTCCGGATGCGGATGGGAATTCGGGACGCTTCATTTACAGTGAACGAGGACACGACCTAGGGGCCTGGGATGGCACGAGCGCCAACCACGCCCCCATCGACTCCGCCGCCGGAGCCGTAACCGCCGATGGCGTCGTATATTCGGATACCTCCCATACGCTTATGACTAAAGGCTTCTTCTGGCAATCCATCCGGTGGGCAGCCGGATTGATGCAGGAACCGGTATCCATTCGTTCCTTGACGTCGAATGCCTACGGGCTTCCGGATGCCCGGAACGAGAATGGCGTTTTAAAGATCAGGGTGAATGCGGTAGGAAAGGAGATCGTGCAGGTATTCGATCTTGCCGGCCATCGCCGGGGCGAACAATCGGGTGATGGAAGCCGGGAATATTCTTTCGCGAACCTAAGGCAATCCACCGTGTACTTGGTCCGGGTGAAGGCGGGAAATCAAGAGTTCAGCCGGCGGATATTGCTTTAGGCGACCTCTCCTTCGCCGGCGAATCCGTTCACCTATTTCTTTCCCGACGGTTTTTTCCCAATAACCGGATCGGCATGGAAGGTCGACGAAACGGTCGTCGCTGCCGAAAGCGGCGGCGGCTTCGGGAAACTGGAATAGCCGTTATCCACTTTCGCGGGAAACGTTTTCCTTAAGGCGGCCCAAAGGGCAGGCTCTTGGAAGGCGATGGCCCCGCCGCCGCGCTTTTGCTGGGAGATCATGCGATTGATGTCGCCCACGCAGACCCACTCGGGCTCCACGCTGATCCCCCATTTCGCATGATCCTTGGATTCCGGCCACTTCCACGGCGTACCCAGCGGAGTGAGATCGATTTCGGTGACGTCGAAGGTTTTCCGGTTTCCGAGCAGGTTCAAGGCGCCCGGGGCATTGCTGTCCTTGTGGTCGGGAACCGTCCCGCGGATCCAGGACTCGACGTCGATGCAAACCCCCAAGGCCGGGCCGACCAATTGATTCCAAAAGTCGCCTCCCCAATGCCGGTTCTTGGCGATCATCTTGAAGAGCTTCCCGCCGCGGGATTTGAAATCCAACACATGGGAATCGCCCTTAGTGTTGGCGTTGTTCGCTTGGATCAACTTTCGCAGCGGATCGGCATCGCTTAGGGATTTAGGCAAACGGGACGCGTATACCTGCGGCTCTTGATGATCGACCATGATCGCCGCGATCGCCCTGGCGGTACCCAAATCCAGGGAAACGCAAAGATAGGTTTGGCCGTAATCCGGTACGGGCATGGACTTCGTCCCCGGCATCACGAATTTGGGCCACGAGTGCAGTAACCAGAACGCGGTCTTGCTGGCGATGTCGAAGGCCAAGATCCCTTTGGAATGCCCGAGGCTGCCGTCGTCATTCTGATCCGGATGATTTTTCGATGCGTCCGGCCTTTCATCATTGTAGAGGACCCAGCCGGTATTTTCCGAAGCGGAATTGAATACGGAATCCAGCGTCCCTCTCAAAGCGCCCTTGTCCATGGTCATGGTATGCGGCGAAGTTACCACCCGGCCGAGGTTCGGATCATAATAGACGTACTCGTAGCCGACGGCCGATCCCGGACCGGCCCCGACGATATGGGGAACCTTATAGGCGAACCACCAATCCACGGATTTGCCGTTTTCGTCGAGAGCGGAAATCGCCATGGGCAGGCCTCCTAATCATTATCGCCTTGGGTGAACGCAATCAGTTACTCGTCCGTCGACCAGGAATTACCGCTCGCCTCGCGGAATTCCAACCAAAGCATAGCAATGAACACCGGGCCGAAAGGATTTGAAACCCGGTCGATTGCGCAGGTAAAGACGAAAGAATTGATCCCACCGATGGACGCAGCCAGCGTCTCGGTCCCCTATTTTAATGCTACAAATCCCTCTGCATCCGAATCTAACCTAAGGCGCTGAGCAGGCATCCAGGATAAAGTCATCCCGCAAGAATGGAGTACACCATGCGACCTTTACGTATTGGCACTTTTCTGCCCTTAGCTTTGGGCTTGGCCCTTAATGCATGCAATCGAACCGAAAACATAT
It includes:
- a CDS encoding ThuA domain-containing protein, translating into MMVINETGSGGFIRTTQVNYTSNYIKLYLGPMYGFTVKIPPTQLDIDSVFRDDSLSTYDVIVFNGSTRIGGNGAIGDSGAQHAFERWMKHGGGLVGITGAMDHNDTWPWLRDSVYGGTKFTEHSTWGAASDASTKVQWDTLKTNGVLNSLKPEYDSLRACYPPLHTNFIYPDEWYSLTVNPRSSADILLTVDEATYTVPATGGMGPDHPVAWAYHLPPDADGNSGRFIYSERGHDLGAWDGTSANHAPIDSAAGAVTADGVVYSDTSHTLMTKGFFWQSIRWAAGLMQEPVSIRSLTSNAYGLPDARNENGVLKIRVNAVGKEIVQVFDLAGHRRGEQSGDGSREYSFANLRQSTVYLVRVKAGNQEFSRRILL
- a CDS encoding deoxyribonuclease II family protein, with the protein product MAISALDENGKSVDWWFAYKVPHIVGAGPGSAVGYEYVYYDPNLGRVVTSPHTMTMDKGALRGTLDSVFNSASENTGWVLYNDERPDASKNHPDQNDDGSLGHSKGILAFDIASKTAFWLLHSWPKFVMPGTKSMPVPDYGQTYLCVSLDLGTARAIAAIMVDHQEPQVYASRLPKSLSDADPLRKLIQANNANTKGDSHVLDFKSRGGKLFKMIAKNRHWGGDFWNQLVGPALGVCIDVESWIRGTVPDHKDSNAPGALNLLGNRKTFDVTEIDLTPLGTPWKWPESKDHAKWGISVEPEWVCVGDINRMISQQKRGGGAIAFQEPALWAALRKTFPAKVDNGYSSFPKPPPLSAATTVSSTFHADPVIGKKPSGKK